TGGATTTAGATAATCTAAACGTACAAGGAATACCTTCAGAAAAACTAAGTAGAGAAGatgaaatagaaaaattaagaacATCAGGTTCTATGGTTCAAAATCCACATCAGGTGCTGGCAAGAATCCGTAATTTAAACAAAGTTATTATGGGAGAATATGAAATTGAGCCGTGGTATTTTTCACCGTATCCAGTGGATCTAATTGACAAGGATGTGATCTATATAGATGATTTTACTTTACAATATTTTGGATCTCAAAAGCAATATGAAAggtatagaaaaaaatgtgtcCTACGACACCCTCCTGGAAATGAAATTTATCGGGACGATTatgtttccttttttgaGATAGATGGAAGAAAACAGAGAACCTGGTGTAGAAATTTGTGTTTATTATgtaaattgtttttagaCCATAAAACTTTATATTATGATGTGGAtccatttttgttttattgcATGACAAGAAAAGATGAATTGGGTCATCATTTGGTGGgctatttttcaaaagaaaaggaatcTGCAGAAAACTATAATGTGGCCTGTATTTTAACATTACCACAATATCAAAGACTAGGATATGGGCGACTACTTATTGATTTTTCCTACGAGTTATCAAAGGTTGAGAAGAAACTTGGATCACCGGAAAAACCTTTATCGGATTTAGGGTTGTTATCTTATAGAGCCTATTGGGCAGATACTTTGATTAGACTATTAGTTGAGCGTAAGGAAGAGATTAGTATTGATGAAATAAGTCAGATAACTTCTATGACTACTACAGATATTTTACACACGGCTAAAgcattaaatattttgaaatttgttaaaaatcaacacattatttatttaacaGAAGACGTTATTAAAAGATACGAAAAGCTACAGGctaaaaaaaggagaacTATAGATCCATCTAAATTACAATGGACACCCCCAGTTTTTACACCTGCTCAATTAAGATTTGCATGGTAGACTAACCTACGTTtataatgtatatattGTTTCATATAGTCCgataattgaaaaaaataaaaaaaataaaaaaaaaaaaaattaatcaaaaGGCAATGGTCTTGCTGTGTgagtcttttttttattcatttcaGTGGCTGCTAT
This Saccharomycodes ludwigii strain NBRC 1722 chromosome II, whole genome shotgun sequence DNA region includes the following protein-coding sequences:
- the ESA1 gene encoding NuA4 histone acetyltransferase complex catalytic subunit ESA1 (similar to Saccharomyces cerevisiae YOR244W | ESA1 | catalytic subunit of the histone acetyltransferase complex (NuA4)), translating into MPEKKEEKGEVIYKLMNNVNQIFIGCKCFVEKDGKQRLAEILSINTKNIGPAFYVHYEDFNKRLDEWITSDRINLEKEVQIPIKKEEKSTKNKKKHQKNNNSNDKHKKQQSLPLNKSNENLETPDVIMDLDNLNVQGIPSEKLSREDEIEKLRTSGSMVQNPHQVLARIRNLNKVIMGEYEIEPWYFSPYPVDLIDKDVIYIDDFTLQYFGSQKQYERYRKKCVLRHPPGNEIYRDDYVSFFEIDGRKQRTWCRNLCLLCKLFLDHKTLYYDVDPFLFYCMTRKDELGHHLVGYFSKEKESAENYNVACILTLPQYQRLGYGRLLIDFSYELSKVEKKLGSPEKPLSDLGLLSYRAYWADTLIRLLVERKEEISIDEISQITSMTTTDILHTAKALNILKFVKNQHIIYLTEDVIKRYEKLQAKKRRTIDPSKLQWTPPVFTPAQLRFAW